One stretch of Oceanidesulfovibrio indonesiensis DNA includes these proteins:
- a CDS encoding MarR family winged helix-turn-helix transcriptional regulator, whose amino-acid sequence MADIDDLSRVIVEFYEKLSSWEHSVVRDQGMTLPQMHTLEILGVNQPLRMKELAQKMGVTTGTLTVQVDRLERAGMVRRRPHQEDRRSILVELTDTGRELFTEHHGLHEQLTRDITAGLTDEERDQLVDLLGRLTREF is encoded by the coding sequence ATGGCGGACATCGACGATCTTTCCCGTGTCATCGTGGAGTTCTACGAGAAGTTGTCGTCCTGGGAGCACAGCGTCGTGCGGGATCAGGGCATGACCTTGCCGCAGATGCACACGCTGGAGATTCTGGGCGTGAACCAGCCCCTGCGAATGAAGGAGCTGGCTCAGAAAATGGGCGTGACAACCGGCACTCTGACCGTGCAGGTGGACCGGCTGGAACGGGCCGGCATGGTGCGCCGCCGTCCGCATCAGGAGGACCGGCGCTCCATCCTCGTGGAGCTCACCGACACAGGCCGGGAGCTGTTCACGGAGCACCACGGCCTGCACGAGCAGCTCACCCGCGACATCACTGCCGGACTCACGGACGAGGAGCGCGACCAGCTCGTCGATCTGCTGGGCCGGCTCACTCGCGAGTTCTGA
- a CDS encoding anaerobic ribonucleoside-triphosphate reductase activating protein, translating to MQNTASSSTAHGALHVAMTGEQAPVQPDTHVLPSVAPGWCNVRGIEPMSLSDWPGRTVFVLFVGGCNLHCPTCHNGDLAWRHTYLPRVKQHVVHELAAKRKRWYDGIVVSGGEPTSYRDLPLLLRDLKSTGLPIKLDTNGMRPDVVEILFHANLADEFYVDVKGPFAKYPQLTGKGVTAEQAAANIGRIFALARRAPERFVFRTTRVPFLTDDDIAEVRNLLPDGFTLTLQQYREPQSRDSGRTHAKADQETRRMPGDLVGGSHSACNPESAASHGDQGPDPFQEACA from the coding sequence ATGCAAAACACAGCTTCCAGTTCCACAGCGCATGGCGCTCTTCATGTCGCCATGACCGGCGAGCAGGCGCCAGTCCAGCCGGACACTCATGTGCTGCCCAGCGTGGCGCCAGGCTGGTGCAATGTCCGCGGGATCGAGCCCATGAGCCTGTCCGACTGGCCCGGCCGGACGGTCTTCGTGCTTTTCGTGGGCGGGTGCAACCTGCACTGCCCCACCTGCCACAACGGAGACCTCGCCTGGCGACACACGTACCTGCCCCGCGTCAAACAACACGTCGTGCACGAGCTCGCGGCCAAGCGCAAACGCTGGTACGACGGCATCGTGGTTTCCGGCGGCGAGCCCACATCCTATCGCGACCTGCCGCTTCTGCTGCGCGACCTCAAGTCCACAGGGCTGCCCATCAAGCTGGACACCAACGGCATGCGCCCCGACGTGGTGGAAATCCTCTTCCACGCCAATCTGGCCGACGAATTCTACGTGGACGTGAAAGGTCCCTTCGCCAAATATCCGCAGCTCACGGGCAAGGGCGTCACCGCCGAACAGGCCGCCGCGAACATCGGGCGCATATTCGCCCTCGCCCGGCGCGCACCGGAGCGGTTCGTATTCCGGACCACCAGAGTCCCGTTCCTTACTGACGATGACATCGCCGAAGTGCGCAACCTGCTGCCCGACGGCTTCACACTGACTCTTCAACAATACAGAGAACCTCAATCGAGAGATTCCGGGAGGACCCATGCCAAAGCAGATCAGGAAACGCGACGGATGCCTGGAGACCTGGTCGGCGGATCGCATAGCGCATGCAATCCTGAAAGCGCTGCAAGTCACGGGGATCAAGGACCCGATCCTTTCCAAGAGGCTTGCGCTTAA
- a CDS encoding chemotaxis protein CheX produces the protein MTEPSGVEIAKPFIKATTDVLATMAMIEPKPGKPFVKKDNTATGDISAIIGITGTKNGAISVSFTKRCAIAVVKAMLGDDIEDILQDAKDAVGEIANMISGQARANLVEMGLNFAGSTPSVVMGDNHTITHITTNPVVSIPFSTDYGEFYVEFVFE, from the coding sequence ATGACCGAACCGAGTGGCGTGGAGATAGCCAAACCTTTCATCAAGGCGACCACCGACGTTCTTGCCACCATGGCCATGATCGAGCCCAAGCCGGGCAAGCCGTTCGTGAAGAAGGACAACACCGCCACCGGCGACATCTCCGCCATTATCGGCATAACAGGTACGAAGAACGGGGCCATTTCCGTCTCCTTCACCAAGCGCTGCGCCATTGCCGTGGTCAAGGCCATGCTGGGGGACGACATCGAGGACATCCTCCAGGACGCCAAGGACGCCGTGGGCGAGATCGCAAACATGATCTCGGGCCAGGCCCGGGCGAACCTGGTGGAGATGGGACTCAACTTCGCGGGGTCGACGCCTTCGGTAGTCATGGGCGACAACCACACCATTACTCACATCACGACCAATCCCGTGGTCTCCATCCCGTTCAGCACAGACTACGGGGAGTTCTACGTGGAGTTCGTCTTCGAGTAA
- a CDS encoding ribonucleoside triphosphate reductase — translation METWSADRIAHAILKALQVTGIKDPILSKRLALKVERKLEGVDVPEQELVQDTVEQVLMESRLFDAAKRYIIYREQRRQIREQTAAYLDISETIDNYLDKADWRVNENANMSHSFQGLMLHLSGTIQARYALEKYPMEVREAHNHGYFHIHDLSFGLAGYCAGWSLRDLLLEGFNLDGRSSAGPAKHFDAILGQMVNFLGTLQNEWAGAQAFNNVDTYLAPFVRHDGLSYHQVRQAMQKFVFNLNTTSRWGGQSPFTNLSFDLVPPKHIASEGAIIGGEITDTPYGDYVEEMEMINRAFLEVMSEGDYHDRIFSFPIPTYNITKDFPWESEIGDNLLKLTAKYGAPYFQNFVNSDLSPEDVRSMCCRLQMDLRELRKKTGGLFGAGDLTGSIGVVTLNLPKLAYLSQGEEDFLDQITEYAEMARDALEFKRKLINDNLERGMFPWTRRYLKNGYRGHFSTIGLVGGHEACLNLLGKGIETEAGIRLMQRTLHHLRDLTSRFQEETGNLYNLEATPAEGTSYRLAKIDKSLYSAIAASGNGTPYYTNSTALPVGFTEDVLFALEHQDKLQPLYTGGSVFHTFLGEAVPDTKALKNFIIKAFSQTKLPYLSITPTFSVCKEHGYVHGEHYECPTCGADTEVYTRIVGYYRPVSQWNKGKQAEYDDRMVYGEISPELCGC, via the coding sequence CTGGAGACCTGGTCGGCGGATCGCATAGCGCATGCAATCCTGAAAGCGCTGCAAGTCACGGGGATCAAGGACCCGATCCTTTCCAAGAGGCTTGCGCTTAAGGTCGAGAGGAAGCTCGAAGGCGTCGACGTTCCCGAGCAGGAACTCGTCCAGGACACTGTCGAACAGGTCCTCATGGAGTCCCGGCTTTTCGATGCGGCCAAGCGCTATATCATCTACCGCGAGCAGCGCCGCCAGATCCGCGAGCAGACCGCCGCGTATCTCGACATCTCCGAGACCATAGACAACTATCTGGACAAGGCCGACTGGCGCGTGAACGAGAACGCGAACATGAGCCATTCCTTCCAGGGACTCATGCTCCACCTCTCGGGCACCATCCAGGCGCGCTACGCCCTGGAGAAGTACCCCATGGAGGTGCGCGAGGCGCACAATCACGGTTACTTCCATATTCACGACCTTTCTTTCGGCCTGGCCGGCTACTGCGCCGGCTGGTCCTTGCGCGATCTGCTGCTCGAAGGCTTCAACCTGGACGGCCGCTCCTCGGCCGGTCCGGCCAAGCACTTCGACGCCATCCTCGGCCAGATGGTCAATTTCCTGGGCACGCTGCAGAACGAGTGGGCCGGCGCCCAGGCGTTCAACAACGTGGACACCTACCTCGCGCCCTTTGTGCGGCATGACGGCCTCTCCTATCATCAGGTCCGCCAGGCCATGCAGAAGTTCGTGTTCAACCTGAACACCACCTCGCGCTGGGGCGGGCAGTCGCCGTTCACCAACCTGTCCTTCGACCTTGTGCCGCCAAAGCACATCGCCTCCGAAGGCGCGATCATCGGCGGCGAGATCACGGACACACCGTACGGCGACTACGTGGAAGAAATGGAAATGATCAACCGGGCATTCCTGGAGGTCATGAGCGAGGGAGACTACCACGACCGCATCTTCTCCTTCCCCATTCCCACGTACAACATCACCAAGGACTTCCCCTGGGAAAGCGAGATCGGCGACAACCTGCTGAAGCTCACCGCCAAATACGGCGCTCCCTACTTCCAGAACTTCGTGAACTCCGACCTCTCGCCCGAGGACGTGCGCTCCATGTGCTGTCGTCTGCAGATGGACCTGCGCGAACTGCGCAAGAAAACCGGCGGCCTGTTCGGCGCCGGCGACCTCACCGGCTCCATAGGCGTTGTCACGCTCAATCTGCCCAAGCTCGCCTACCTCTCTCAGGGCGAGGAGGATTTCCTCGACCAGATCACCGAGTACGCGGAGATGGCCCGCGACGCCCTGGAGTTCAAGCGCAAGCTCATCAACGACAATCTCGAGCGTGGCATGTTCCCCTGGACGCGGCGCTACCTGAAGAACGGCTACCGCGGCCACTTCTCCACCATCGGCCTGGTCGGCGGCCACGAAGCGTGTCTCAATCTCCTGGGCAAGGGCATCGAGACCGAAGCCGGCATCCGTCTCATGCAGCGCACTTTGCACCACCTGCGCGACCTCACCAGCCGCTTCCAGGAGGAGACCGGCAACCTCTACAATCTGGAAGCCACGCCGGCGGAAGGCACCAGCTACCGTCTGGCCAAGATCGACAAGAGCCTCTATTCCGCCATTGCCGCCTCCGGCAACGGCACCCCGTACTACACCAACTCCACGGCCCTGCCCGTTGGCTTCACCGAGGACGTGCTCTTCGCTCTCGAGCACCAGGACAAGCTCCAGCCCCTGTACACGGGCGGCAGCGTGTTCCACACATTCCTCGGCGAGGCCGTTCCGGACACCAAGGCGCTGAAGAACTTCATCATCAAGGCCTTCAGTCAGACCAAGCTGCCGTACCTCTCCATCACACCCACATTCAGCGTGTGCAAAGAGCATGGCTATGTCCACGGCGAGCACTACGAGTGTCCCACCTGCGGAGCCGACACTGAGGTCTACACTCGCATCGTGGGCTATTACCGCCCGGTGTCCCAGTGGAACAAAGGCAAGCAGGCCGAGTACGACGATCGCATGGTCTACGGCGAAATTTCGCCGGAACTGTGCGGCTGCTGA
- a CDS encoding VOC family protein has protein sequence MNPMKTHGMFSWNELMTTDVTAAKEFYGKLFGWSFEEMPMEHMPGMTYSSAKVGDQYVGGMMPLTPDCAEKNIPPHWGAYITVDNTDETASRCAELGGEVLYGPVDIPKVGRFAVIQDPQGAVIQVIKYFPEAEGDSQ, from the coding sequence ATGAATCCTATGAAGACGCACGGCATGTTCAGTTGGAATGAGCTTATGACCACAGACGTTACGGCCGCGAAGGAATTCTACGGCAAGCTGTTCGGGTGGTCCTTCGAAGAGATGCCCATGGAGCACATGCCGGGCATGACGTATTCCTCGGCTAAAGTCGGAGACCAGTACGTCGGCGGCATGATGCCTCTGACCCCGGATTGCGCGGAGAAGAATATTCCACCGCACTGGGGCGCATATATCACCGTGGACAATACGGATGAAACCGCCAGCAGATGTGCTGAACTCGGCGGCGAGGTTCTGTATGGTCCGGTGGACATTCCGAAAGTGGGACGTTTCGCGGTGATTCAGGATCCGCAAGGCGCCGTTATCCAGGTCATCAAGTATTTTCCGGAAGCAGAGGGGGATTCGCAATAA
- a CDS encoding chemotaxis response regulator CheY, with protein MPADTNMRILVVDDFSTMRRIIKNILRQLGFNNIEEADDGTTGWEVLNKGGIDFIISDWNMPQMTGIEFLRKVRASEEFGDLPFLMVTAEAQQENIIEAVQAKVSNYIVKPFTAETLKQKIDKIFE; from the coding sequence ATGCCCGCCGACACAAACATGCGTATTCTCGTCGTAGACGACTTTTCCACCATGCGCAGGATCATCAAGAACATCCTCCGCCAGCTCGGCTTCAACAACATCGAAGAAGCTGACGACGGCACCACGGGATGGGAGGTTCTCAACAAGGGCGGAATCGACTTCATCATTTCCGACTGGAACATGCCCCAGATGACCGGCATCGAGTTTCTGCGCAAGGTACGGGCCAGCGAGGAATTCGGCGACCTGCCTTTCCTCATGGTCACGGCCGAGGCGCAGCAGGAAAACATCATCGAGGCAGTCCAGGCAAAGGTCTCCAACTACATCGTCAAGCCCTTTACGGCTGAGACGCTGAAGCAGAAGATTGATAAGATATTCGAGTAG